A genomic segment from Streptomyces sp. NBC_00459 encodes:
- a CDS encoding S8 family serine peptidase, giving the protein MAAGVASTALLLAGVPGAEAQDASGATTVRTVEASKAAGTAKAMKTVTLVTGDRVMMDGAGQVTGVVRAEGRERVPFSVRVVDGHTQVVPGDAELLLAQGRLDVRLFDVTQLVADGYDDAGRGDVPLIVTFRGRKAPSMTPFTGAGAKVGRALPVVNGKAMRPVKKRGADFWNAVTGTSEKADGATEFTASTAVEKLWLDGRRKASLDRSVPQIGAPTAWAAGYDGTGVRIAVLDTGIDTAHPDLASQVIAGQDFTASPSGTADRFGHGTHVASIAAGTGAKADSKYKGVAPGAKLLNGKVLDDNGSGMDSGIIAGMEWAVAQGADVVNLSLGGQDLPGIDPLEEAVNRLSAETDALFVIAAGNEGEAGESTVGSPGSADAALTVGSVDKADALAVDSSRGPRVGDSGGKPDLTAPGVDITAAAASGSLLEEWFPSDIPGYLTISGTSMATPHVAGAAAILTQQHPDWTGERVKAVLTGSAKPGAYSSFQQGTGRTDLVRALEQSVVTERQQPLDFGLQQWPHGDDTPATKQVTYRNLGTEPVTLDLSLDASSVDGKPAAEGMFAVSPQRITVPAGGEASASVTADTRAGTTDGSFGGSVAAVSADGRVQVRTAVGVEREAESYNLTIKHLDENGEPTGDAVTSVADYDGDFFERYADEQDGELTVRLPKGDYTLDGVIHPYLESVTHAMLVQPKLTLDRDTTVTVDARQARPVEITVPDAAAENTEATVAFSHDRGEDLRPGRLQYILPTFQGSRFGQFGSGTSTDGMSAVFAGDWTREDAEGRPVTYHLGWNRPGRLTGFAAVVRRSQLAKVDLQVGVPVEGRRVQVEVSPHTPDGELIFTDHDLRGVLPLSTTDYVLANDVKWSFRTWQTSGDDRDTVWENFLMRMPRTWQAGRNHTERFNVGVFGPALPAASDVGPERGFPGVMRYGNVIRAFVPLFGDGAGHWGISDYTSVSARLEADGKEIADDFDTSPSDGVTEYTVPAQDTTYRLTVDNSRDPAVYPVSTRVRAEWTFRSATTPEDESTRLPLSVVRFSPDLSLSSTAKAGKRFTVPFTVEGGAAGQRPARLSFEVSYDDGATWQHTRAVGGTHLALTHPATAGSVSLRAKLTDRAGNTLVQTIERAYLTTE; this is encoded by the coding sequence ATGGCCGCCGGAGTGGCCTCCACGGCCCTTCTGCTGGCCGGTGTCCCGGGCGCGGAAGCCCAGGACGCGAGCGGCGCCACTACCGTCAGGACGGTCGAGGCGTCCAAGGCGGCCGGTACGGCCAAGGCCATGAAGACAGTGACCCTGGTCACAGGTGACCGGGTCATGATGGACGGCGCCGGTCAGGTGACCGGCGTGGTGCGGGCCGAGGGCCGGGAGCGGGTGCCGTTCTCCGTCCGAGTGGTCGACGGACACACCCAGGTCGTGCCAGGTGACGCCGAACTGCTGCTGGCGCAGGGCAGGTTGGATGTCCGGCTGTTCGACGTGACCCAGTTGGTCGCCGACGGCTACGACGACGCGGGCCGAGGCGACGTACCGCTGATCGTCACCTTCCGGGGCAGGAAGGCCCCCTCGATGACCCCGTTCACCGGGGCCGGGGCCAAGGTCGGCCGGGCGCTTCCGGTCGTCAACGGCAAGGCGATGCGGCCCGTGAAGAAGCGCGGCGCCGACTTCTGGAACGCCGTCACCGGCACGAGCGAAAAGGCCGACGGGGCAACGGAGTTCACCGCCTCGACCGCCGTCGAGAAGCTGTGGCTCGACGGCAGGCGCAAGGCCAGCCTCGACAGGAGCGTGCCGCAGATCGGCGCGCCGACCGCCTGGGCCGCCGGTTACGACGGCACCGGCGTCAGGATCGCCGTCCTGGACACCGGCATCGACACGGCCCACCCCGACCTCGCCTCCCAGGTGATCGCCGGACAGGACTTCACCGCTTCCCCCTCCGGCACCGCCGACAGGTTCGGCCACGGCACGCATGTGGCGTCCATCGCGGCCGGTACGGGAGCCAAGGCCGACAGCAAGTACAAGGGTGTCGCCCCCGGCGCGAAACTCCTGAACGGCAAGGTCCTGGACGACAACGGCTCCGGCATGGACTCCGGGATCATCGCGGGCATGGAGTGGGCGGTGGCCCAGGGCGCCGACGTCGTCAACCTCAGCCTCGGCGGCCAGGACCTGCCCGGCATCGACCCGCTGGAGGAGGCGGTCAACCGGCTCTCCGCCGAGACCGACGCCCTCTTCGTCATCGCGGCCGGCAACGAGGGCGAGGCCGGCGAGAGCACCGTCGGCTCGCCGGGCAGTGCGGACGCCGCGCTCACCGTGGGCTCGGTCGACAAGGCGGACGCCCTCGCCGTGGACTCCAGCCGTGGCCCGCGTGTCGGCGACAGCGGGGGCAAGCCCGACCTGACCGCGCCCGGCGTCGACATCACCGCCGCGGCGGCCTCGGGCAGCCTGCTGGAGGAGTGGTTCCCCTCCGACATACCCGGGTACCTCACCATCAGCGGCACCTCCATGGCGACCCCGCATGTCGCGGGCGCCGCCGCGATCCTCACCCAGCAGCATCCCGACTGGACCGGCGAGCGCGTCAAGGCGGTCCTCACGGGCTCCGCCAAGCCGGGCGCGTACAGCTCCTTCCAGCAGGGAACCGGCCGCACCGACCTGGTCAGGGCGCTGGAGCAGAGCGTCGTCACCGAGCGGCAGCAGCCGCTCGACTTCGGGCTCCAGCAGTGGCCGCACGGCGACGACACCCCGGCGACCAAGCAGGTGACGTACCGCAACCTCGGTACGGAGCCGGTCACTCTCGACCTGTCCCTCGACGCCTCCTCGGTGGACGGCAAGCCCGCCGCCGAAGGCATGTTCGCCGTGTCGCCGCAGCGGATCACCGTCCCGGCGGGCGGCGAGGCGAGCGCCTCCGTCACCGCGGACACCCGCGCCGGGACCACCGACGGCTCCTTCGGCGGCTCGGTGGCCGCCGTCTCGGCCGACGGCAGGGTCCAGGTGCGTACCGCTGTCGGCGTGGAGCGCGAGGCCGAGTCGTACAACCTCACGATCAAGCACCTCGACGAGAACGGCGAGCCGACCGGCGACGCCGTCACCTCCGTCGCGGACTACGACGGCGACTTCTTCGAGCGCTACGCCGACGAGCAGGACGGCGAGCTCACGGTGCGGCTGCCCAAGGGCGACTACACCCTCGACGGGGTGATCCACCCGTACCTCGAGTCCGTCACCCACGCCATGCTGGTGCAGCCGAAGCTGACCCTGGACAGGGACACCACCGTCACGGTCGACGCCCGGCAGGCGCGGCCGGTGGAGATCACCGTGCCCGACGCGGCCGCCGAGAACACCGAGGCCACGGTCGCCTTCAGCCATGACCGGGGCGAGGACCTGCGCCCGGGCAGACTTCAGTACATCCTGCCGACCTTCCAGGGCTCGCGGTTCGGGCAGTTCGGCTCCGGCACGTCCACGGACGGCATGTCCGCCGTGTTCGCCGGCGACTGGACCCGCGAGGACGCCGAGGGCAGGCCGGTCACCTACCACCTGGGCTGGAACCGCCCAGGCCGGCTGACGGGCTTCGCCGCAGTCGTCCGGCGGAGCCAGCTCGCCAAGGTCGACCTCCAGGTGGGTGTGCCCGTCGAGGGCAGGCGCGTCCAGGTCGAGGTGTCGCCGCACACCCCCGACGGGGAGCTGATCTTCACCGACCACGACCTGCGCGGCGTCCTGCCGCTGAGCACCACGGACTACGTCCTCGCCAACGACGTCAAGTGGTCCTTCCGTACCTGGCAGACCAGCGGCGACGACCGCGACACGGTCTGGGAGAACTTCCTGATGCGGATGCCGAGGACCTGGCAGGCCGGCCGAAACCACACCGAGCGCTTCAACGTCGGTGTCTTCGGCCCGGCCCTGCCCGCCGCCTCGGACGTCGGACCTGAGCGGGGATTCCCCGGAGTCATGCGGTACGGCAACGTCATCAGGGCCTTCGTGCCGCTGTTCGGCGACGGCGCCGGGCACTGGGGCATCAGCGACTACACCTCGGTGAGCGCCCGACTGGAGGCGGACGGCAAGGAGATCGCCGACGACTTCGACACCTCGCCGAGCGACGGCGTCACCGAGTACACGGTTCCGGCCCAGGACACCACGTACCGGCTGACGGTCGACAACTCCCGTGACCCGGCGGTGTATCCGGTCAGCACGCGCGTCCGGGCCGAGTGGACCTTCCGTTCCGCCACCACCCCCGAGGACGAGTCGACGCGGCTGCCCCTGTCGGTGGTCCGTTTCTCGCCCGACCTGAGCCTGTCCAGCACGGCGAAGGCGGGCAAGCGGTTCACGGTGCCCTTCACCGTCGAGGGCGGGGCGGCCGGACAGCGTCCCGCCAGGCTCTCCTTCGAGGTCTCCTACGACGACGGCGCCACCTGGCAGCACACCAGGGCCGTCGGCGGTACGCACCTGGCGCTGACCCACCCGGCCACGGCGGGCTCCGTCTCGCTGCGGGCCAAGCTGACCGACCGGGCCGGCAACACGCTGGTCCAGACGATCGAACGCGCCTACCTCACCACCGAGTAG
- a CDS encoding alpha/beta hydrolase encodes MGRFKRTLAVCALVLATVAGTAGWAAGDVQTAVTGPPPGTAAWTADRVLGRRLPDPASTAPAQVARFFTGLTAAQRTALAKRHPLVVGGLDGAPPELRYTANDLALTAGRDRELARAADPGQPTGVRRQARTRAATYDRLLTPGRHVLAFDPRGRGQVAEVYGDLRTARRIAVVVPGSDTDLASYDAAAGMARDLRAGMIRLAPADRPAVIVWVGYTTPVGVGWDAATGHLAEEGAPRLLRFLDGLAATTRPVAPPSVFCHSYGSVLCGAAAHRLTGRQVSDLVVAASPGMRIGQAGQVPVGARSRLWATARDATDWIRRVPPVELFGLGHGADPADPDFGARVVASDGAQGHTGYFTPGTASLRNYADIAVGHYGAVACAHSASNTSEDCRHGLH; translated from the coding sequence ATGGGGCGTTTCAAGCGCACGCTGGCCGTCTGCGCACTGGTGCTGGCGACGGTCGCGGGGACGGCGGGCTGGGCGGCGGGCGATGTGCAGACCGCCGTCACGGGCCCGCCTCCGGGCACGGCGGCGTGGACGGCCGACCGGGTGCTCGGCAGACGGCTGCCGGACCCGGCGTCGACGGCGCCCGCCCAGGTCGCGCGGTTCTTCACCGGGCTGACGGCGGCACAGCGGACGGCACTGGCCAAGCGTCACCCGCTCGTCGTGGGCGGCCTCGACGGCGCCCCGCCCGAGCTCCGGTACACCGCCAACGACCTCGCCCTCACCGCCGGACGCGACCGCGAACTGGCCCGAGCCGCCGACCCCGGGCAGCCCACGGGCGTCCGACGACAGGCCCGGACACGGGCGGCGACGTACGACCGGCTGCTGACACCCGGACGCCACGTCCTCGCCTTCGACCCACGGGGCCGCGGCCAGGTCGCCGAGGTGTACGGGGATCTGCGGACCGCCCGCCGGATCGCGGTCGTCGTACCGGGCTCCGACACAGACCTGGCCTCGTACGACGCCGCCGCCGGCATGGCCCGAGACCTGCGCGCCGGGATGATCCGGCTGGCACCCGCCGACCGCCCGGCGGTGATCGTGTGGGTCGGCTACACGACCCCGGTCGGCGTCGGCTGGGACGCGGCCACCGGGCACCTCGCGGAAGAGGGAGCCCCGCGACTCCTCCGCTTCCTCGACGGCCTGGCCGCGACAACCCGCCCGGTGGCCCCGCCCTCGGTGTTCTGCCACAGCTACGGCTCGGTGCTGTGCGGCGCCGCCGCCCACCGGCTGACCGGGCGGCAGGTGTCCGACCTCGTGGTCGCGGCCTCGCCCGGAATGCGTATCGGCCAGGCCGGCCAGGTGCCCGTCGGGGCGCGGTCCCGGCTGTGGGCGACCGCCCGGGACGCGACCGACTGGATCCGCCGGGTCCCTCCCGTCGAGCTCTTCGGCCTCGGCCACGGCGCCGACCCGGCCGACCCGGACTTCGGCGCCCGCGTCGTCGCCTCCGACGGGGCCCAGGGCCACACCGGCTACTTCACCCCCGGCACGGCGTCCCTGCGCAACTACGCCGACATCGCGGTCGGCCACTACGGGGCAGTGGCCTGTGCCCACTCCGCCTCCAACACCTCGGAGGACTGCCGTCATGGGCTTCACTGA
- a CDS encoding ricin-type beta-trefoil lectin domain protein, with amino-acid sequence MASLGLMTAGAAVSAPAASAAVSTAALRGADSGRCLDVPGGRTENGTELTLWDCNGGSNQQWSYDTVSKALGVYGDKCLDSESDSAVNGVAVLIRDCTGGTTQQWDVVSGGTVKNVGLGLCLDAAELGVANGTPVQLWSCNGGGNQQWSGITPAAPADTTALTTLEKQAFDNVNAQRTANGCAALVIDESLQKAAHDYAAEMVRTHNFSHTSASGKSPTDRAKDAGYTRGGVGENIAMGFQGDPNGVVNNATYGWMSSSGHRANILNCGYTRTGMGYDSGNIDPNYASGSWVQVFG; translated from the coding sequence ATGGCATCGCTGGGGCTGATGACCGCTGGGGCCGCTGTGTCCGCCCCGGCGGCATCGGCCGCCGTCTCGACGGCCGCACTTCGGGGTGCCGATTCCGGGCGCTGTCTGGACGTCCCCGGTGGAAGGACCGAGAACGGCACCGAACTCACGCTGTGGGACTGCAACGGGGGCAGCAACCAGCAGTGGTCCTACGACACCGTGAGCAAGGCGCTGGGAGTCTACGGAGACAAGTGCCTGGACAGTGAGAGCGACAGCGCGGTCAACGGCGTGGCCGTTCTCATACGGGACTGCACGGGCGGCACCACCCAGCAGTGGGACGTCGTCTCCGGAGGGACCGTCAAGAACGTCGGCCTGGGCCTGTGCCTGGACGCGGCCGAGCTGGGAGTCGCCAACGGAACCCCCGTTCAGCTGTGGTCCTGCAACGGCGGCGGAAACCAGCAGTGGAGCGGGATCACACCCGCCGCACCCGCCGACACGACAGCGCTGACGACGCTGGAGAAGCAGGCGTTCGACAACGTCAACGCCCAACGGACCGCCAACGGCTGCGCGGCACTGGTGATCGACGAGAGCCTGCAGAAGGCCGCCCACGACTATGCGGCCGAGATGGTGCGGACCCACAACTTCTCGCACACGTCGGCGAGCGGAAAGAGCCCCACCGACCGGGCCAAGGACGCCGGATACACCCGGGGTGGCGTCGGCGAGAACATCGCGATGGGTTTCCAGGGCGATCCGAACGGCGTGGTCAACAACGCGACCTACGGGTGGATGAGCAGCTCCGGCCATCGCGCGAACATCCTCAATTGCGGCTACACCAGGACCGGTATGGGATACGACTCGGGAAACATAGACCCGAACTACGCCAGCGGTTCCTGGGTGCAGGTATTCGGCTGA
- a CDS encoding class I SAM-dependent methyltransferase, with product MHQPDNRQPIAARPIDLDHISRLYRTYAKDLDRARERQRTLLAPPTSMKAQLDDIEAEITYLLLREARPETVVEIGTFHGWSTTWILRALRDNGTGHLYSHDIVDHVVREVPDTLSAGRWTFTQGDARENLEKIPDSADFLFIDAAHSASFARWYIRHLFPRLRPGIPVCVHDVFHGRRALPFTEGAVVLRWLAERENPFFTASRAHAPEIHDRLKDVKRSLALGHPVRESRDNPMIFFTLR from the coding sequence ATGCACCAGCCCGACAACCGGCAGCCCATCGCCGCCCGGCCCATCGACCTCGACCACATCAGCCGCCTCTACCGCACCTACGCCAAGGACCTCGACCGGGCCCGCGAACGCCAGCGCACGCTGCTCGCGCCGCCCACCTCGATGAAGGCCCAACTCGACGACATCGAGGCGGAGATCACCTATCTCCTCCTGCGCGAGGCCCGGCCCGAGACGGTCGTGGAGATCGGCACCTTCCACGGCTGGTCCACCACCTGGATCCTGCGCGCCCTGCGCGACAACGGCACCGGACACCTGTACTCGCACGACATCGTCGACCACGTCGTGCGGGAGGTGCCCGACACCCTCTCGGCGGGCCGCTGGACGTTCACGCAGGGCGACGCGCGGGAGAACCTGGAGAAGATCCCCGACAGCGCGGACTTCCTGTTCATCGACGCGGCGCACTCCGCGAGCTTCGCCCGCTGGTACATCCGGCACCTGTTCCCACGGCTGCGGCCGGGCATACCGGTGTGCGTCCACGACGTCTTCCACGGGCGCAGGGCGTTGCCGTTCACCGAGGGGGCGGTGGTGCTGCGCTGGCTGGCCGAGCGGGAGAACCCCTTCTTCACCGCCTCCCGGGCCCACGCTCCGGAGATCCACGACCGGCTGAAGGACGTCAAGCGGTCCCTCGCGCTGGGCCACCCGGTCCGGGAGAGCCGCGACAACCCGATGATCTTCTTCACCCTGCGGTGA
- a CDS encoding MFS transporter has product MPELPTLNASPPRTAKTEAPKVATASLVGTTIEYYDFAVYGTASALVLGPAFFPSGNATLSSLAAFLTFAAAFLSRPLGVVLFGTIGDRLGRRQALVLSLLLMGVATVGVGLLPTYETAGLLAPVLLVTLRLLQGVSMGGEWGGAVLLAAEHAPPGRRALYASIPNIGPSLGFLLSTAVILPTLNIVGMAGFTDWAWRIPFLLSTVLVVVGLWVRSTVSESPVFKATARARELASESLADPVPESLSGSVPVPASRFPLGTILRQYPRRLLLGTGAAIGGSAVYYLTIVYSLSYGPQELGIPRNTMLTAASIGAAAGIAITLPVARLSDRIGRRPLMLAGAVGCVVWAVPMYASLSSRNGLVITGAYTVGLMFLALMFSPVAAFLPELFPARLRYTGASATFILANTLGGGFAPSIATWLNSRWESPLVLGFYTGGLCLVSLLCLLALPETRENEFDV; this is encoded by the coding sequence ATGCCCGAATTACCGACACTGAACGCGTCCCCACCGCGGACAGCGAAGACCGAGGCCCCGAAGGTCGCCACGGCGAGCCTGGTCGGCACGACGATCGAGTACTACGACTTCGCCGTGTACGGCACCGCCTCCGCACTCGTCCTCGGCCCTGCCTTCTTCCCCTCCGGCAACGCGACCCTGTCGTCCCTGGCCGCGTTCCTGACCTTCGCCGCCGCCTTCCTCTCCCGGCCCCTCGGCGTCGTCCTGTTCGGCACGATCGGCGACCGGCTGGGCCGAAGACAGGCGCTGGTCCTCTCCCTGCTGCTGATGGGCGTGGCCACGGTCGGCGTCGGCCTGCTGCCCACGTACGAGACCGCCGGACTCCTCGCCCCCGTACTGCTGGTGACACTCCGTCTGCTCCAGGGCGTCAGCATGGGCGGCGAGTGGGGCGGGGCGGTGCTCCTCGCCGCCGAACACGCGCCACCCGGCCGCCGGGCCCTGTACGCCTCCATCCCGAACATCGGCCCCTCGCTCGGCTTCCTCCTCTCCACCGCGGTCATCCTGCCCACCCTGAACATCGTGGGCATGGCGGGCTTCACCGACTGGGCCTGGCGCATCCCGTTCCTGCTCAGCACCGTCCTCGTCGTGGTCGGCCTGTGGGTGCGATCGACGGTCTCCGAGTCCCCGGTCTTCAAGGCCACCGCGCGGGCACGGGAGTTGGCATCGGAGTCACTGGCGGACCCGGTGCCGGAGTCTCTGTCCGGGTCGGTGCCGGTGCCGGCGTCCCGGTTCCCGCTGGGCACGATCCTCAGGCAGTACCCCCGCCGGCTGCTGCTCGGCACCGGCGCGGCGATCGGCGGCTCGGCCGTCTACTACCTGACGATCGTCTACAGCCTCTCGTACGGTCCGCAGGAACTCGGCATCCCCCGGAACACGATGCTGACCGCGGCGAGCATCGGCGCTGCGGCCGGAATCGCCATCACCCTCCCGGTCGCCAGGCTGTCCGACCGGATCGGCCGCCGCCCGCTGATGCTGGCCGGAGCCGTCGGCTGCGTGGTGTGGGCGGTCCCGATGTACGCCTCGCTCAGCTCGCGCAACGGGCTGGTGATCACCGGCGCCTACACGGTCGGCCTGATGTTCCTCGCGCTGATGTTCTCCCCGGTGGCGGCCTTCCTCCCGGAGCTGTTCCCGGCCCGGCTGCGTTACACCGGCGCCTCCGCCACCTTCATCCTCGCCAACACCCTCGGCGGCGGTTTCGCCCCCTCCATCGCCACCTGGCTGAACAGCCGCTGGGAATCCCCGCTCGTCCTCGGCTTCTACACCGGCGGCCTCTGTCTGGTGAGCCTCCTGTGCCTGCTGGCGCTGCCGGAGACCCGGGAGAACGAGTTCGACGTCTGA
- a CDS encoding response regulator transcription factor translates to MAIRVVVVDDQDMVRSGFAALLSAHSDIDVVGEAPNGRLGVEVSRHTHADVVLMDVRMPEMDGLEATRQLLDPPRGVVHRPKVLMLTTFDVDDYIYEALRAGASGFLLKDAPVAQLVQAVRVIAAGDALLAPSITRRLIEDVARRRAAPPRAARLRLNGLTPRETEVLSLVARGLSNTEIATRLVVAEQTVKTHMTRLLSKLGARDRAQLVVLAYESGLVVPGASPA, encoded by the coding sequence ATGGCAATTCGGGTGGTCGTCGTCGACGACCAGGACATGGTGCGCTCGGGATTCGCCGCGCTGCTGTCCGCACACAGCGACATCGACGTCGTGGGCGAGGCGCCCAACGGCCGGCTCGGCGTCGAGGTCAGCCGGCACACGCACGCCGACGTCGTGCTGATGGACGTACGGATGCCGGAGATGGACGGCCTGGAGGCCACCCGGCAGCTGCTGGACCCGCCGCGCGGTGTCGTCCACCGGCCGAAGGTGCTCATGCTGACCACCTTCGACGTCGACGACTACATCTACGAGGCACTGCGGGCCGGCGCCAGCGGCTTCCTCCTCAAGGACGCGCCGGTCGCCCAACTCGTGCAGGCGGTACGGGTGATCGCGGCCGGGGACGCGCTGCTCGCACCGTCCATCACCCGGCGCCTCATCGAGGACGTGGCCCGGCGCCGCGCCGCCCCGCCCCGGGCCGCCCGCCTGCGCCTGAACGGCCTCACCCCCCGGGAGACGGAGGTTCTGTCGCTGGTGGCGCGGGGCCTGTCGAACACCGAGATCGCGACACGGCTGGTGGTGGCCGAGCAGACCGTCAAGACCCATATGACCCGGCTGCTCTCGAAGCTCGGCGCCCGCGACCGGGCCCAACTCGTCGTCCTCGCCTACGAGTCGGGCCTCGTCGTGCCCGGGGCGTCGCCTGCCTGA